Genomic DNA from Caldicellulosiruptor hydrothermalis 108:
ACGACGAATCTTTTACCTTCGGGAACGCAATTGTGTCTCTGATAGAATCCAAACCCAAAAGCAGCATGCAAAGCCTATCAAATCCATAAGCTATACCACCGTGTGGTGGTGTACCGTACTTGAAAGCTTCAAGCAAAAAGCCAAACCTATCCTGTGCCTTTTCCTCTGTAAATCCAAGGGCTTTGAACATTCTCTTTTGAATCTCAGGTGAGTGAATTCTGATAGAACCACCGCCAATTTCTGTACCGTTTAACACAATATCGTATGCTTTTGATCTTACTTTTGCTGGATCAGTTTCTAAATATTCTAAATCTTCATCCATTGGCGAAGTAAATGGATGGTGTTTTGCAACAAACCTGCCCTCTTCCTCTGAATATTCAAAAAGTGGAAACTCTACTACCCACAAAAGATTAAACTTTGACTTGTCAAGAAGGTTTAACTTTCTTGCTATCTCAAGTCTCAAGTTTCCAAGAACATCAAAGACAATTTCATCCTTATCAGCAGAAAATAGCAGCAAATCTCCAACCTCTGCACCAAGTCTCTTTAGAATTTCATTTATCTCCTCTTCTTTTAAAAACTTAACAATAGGAGATTTCAGACCATCACTTTCAACTGCAATCCATGCAAGACCTTTTGCTTTAAAGTTTTTTGCAAACTCAACAAGTGCATCAATCTCACGCCTTGAAAATGTAGCCGCACAGCCCTTTGCATTGATAGCTCTTACTGACCCACCTTTGTTTGCTGCATCAGAAAATACTTTAAATTCGCAGTTTTTTACAATGTCAGTAATATCAACAAGTTCCATTCCAAAACGAGTATCTGGTTTGTCTGAGCCAAACCTTTCCATTGCTTCCTTGTAGGTAAGTCTTGGAAGAGGAAGTTTTAAGTCTATCCCCAGCATCTCTCCAAAAATGGTCTTGAGAAGTTTTTCATTTATCTCAATAACATCGTCAACATCAACAAACGACATCTCAATGTCTATCTGGGTAAACTCAGGTTGTCTGTCTGCTCGCAGGTCTTCATCTCTAAAACATTTTACAATCTGAAAATATCTGTCAAACCCTGCAACCATCAAAAGCTGTTTAAAAAGCTGCGGTGACTGTGGCAGCGCAAAAAATTTTCCCGGAAATATTCTGCTTGGAACTAAGTAGTCTCTTGCACCTTCTGGAGTGGATTTTGTGAGCATGGGTGTTTCTATCTCTATAAACCCATTTTGAGAAAGAAAATTTCGCACAACCTGATAGAGCTTGTGTCTGAACATCAAATTTCTCTGCATATCAGGTCTTCTTAAGTCCAAATACCTGTATTTTAATCTTACTGCTTCATTTACATTTATCCCCTCTTCAATCGGAAAAGGAGGCGTCTCAGACTTGTTAAATATCCTCAGTTCTGTTGCTCTTACTTCTACCTCGCCTGTTTTTATCTTTGGATTTACTGTCTCAGGTGGTCTTTTCTCCACAATACCTCTAACACCGATACAGTATTCGGACCTTAATGAGTCAGCCTTGTCTAAAAGTTCTTCTCCCATCTTCTCATCAAACACAACCTGTACAATACCTGTTCTGTCCCTCAAATCAACAAAGATTATCCCGCCAAGGTCACGTCTTGTATCAACCCAACCTGTTAGCACAACTTCTTTTCCAACATCCTCAAGCGATACTTCTGCACAGTATTTTGTTCTTTTAAACCCCTTAATACCTTCCACACCTATCACCTTCTTTTAAATTTTTTAAAGTTATAAAAACATCCTTGTTATTTTTGAAGTTTTTCTTTTAAATACTGACAAACATTTTCTATTTCTACTATTTCCTCTGAAGATGTCTTCATATTTCTAATCTTACAAACACCTTTTGTAATCTCGTCATCTCCGATGATTATAGAAAACTGACAGCCAATCTTGTCAGCATATTTCATCTGGGATTTTAAGCTTCTTCCCATCTCTTCAATTATAGTGGAAATTCCTTCAAATCTGAGTCTACTTGCAATCTCAAAAGCTTTTTTGAGGCTATTTTCTCCTACTGTTGCCACAAACACTTCTGGGACCCGCGGTTTTGCAGGAAGAAGACCATTTTGCTCAAGCAGCATCAAGAGTCTCTCAACACCAAT
This window encodes:
- the aspS gene encoding aspartate--tRNA ligase, with protein sequence MEGIKGFKRTKYCAEVSLEDVGKEVVLTGWVDTRRDLGGIIFVDLRDRTGIVQVVFDEKMGEELLDKADSLRSEYCIGVRGIVEKRPPETVNPKIKTGEVEVRATELRIFNKSETPPFPIEEGINVNEAVRLKYRYLDLRRPDMQRNLMFRHKLYQVVRNFLSQNGFIEIETPMLTKSTPEGARDYLVPSRIFPGKFFALPQSPQLFKQLLMVAGFDRYFQIVKCFRDEDLRADRQPEFTQIDIEMSFVDVDDVIEINEKLLKTIFGEMLGIDLKLPLPRLTYKEAMERFGSDKPDTRFGMELVDITDIVKNCEFKVFSDAANKGGSVRAINAKGCAATFSRREIDALVEFAKNFKAKGLAWIAVESDGLKSPIVKFLKEEEINEILKRLGAEVGDLLLFSADKDEIVFDVLGNLRLEIARKLNLLDKSKFNLLWVVEFPLFEYSEEEGRFVAKHHPFTSPMDEDLEYLETDPAKVRSKAYDIVLNGTEIGGGSIRIHSPEIQKRMFKALGFTEEKAQDRFGFLLEAFKYGTPPHGGIAYGFDRLCMLLLGLDSIRDTIAFPKVKDSSCPLTDAPSEVEPKQLRELHIKVDVVK